From a single Methylacidiphilum kamchatkense Kam1 genomic region:
- the argF gene encoding ornithine carbamoyltransferase, producing the protein MKPLRHFLSIKDISEKEARLIFKKASEFKTNRGKNALFFLSSQTWALIFRKPSTRTRLSFEVAVRELGGEALFLNSQDLQLSRGESIEDTAQVFGRMVHGIIMRTFSQKELELFALYGNIPVVNALTDEEHPCQVLSDIFSYEEKRGSIEGKKIAFVGDGCCNVARSWALAAEIFRFNLSIAAPPLYFSPIDNPFVTNTTSIEEACQDASLLYTDVWTSMGKEEEMQKRQVDFSGYQLNEHAVKVASKDVLVFHCLPAYRNKEISTELFKERAEDIYTQAENRLHVQKALLAWLVGKLDDSLPSE; encoded by the coding sequence ATGAAGCCGCTACGCCATTTTCTTTCTATCAAAGATATCAGCGAAAAAGAAGCACGATTGATTTTTAAAAAAGCTTCGGAATTCAAAACAAACAGAGGCAAAAATGCTCTCTTTTTTTTGAGCTCCCAGACTTGGGCTTTGATTTTTAGAAAGCCTTCTACTCGAACCCGTTTATCATTTGAAGTGGCGGTCCGGGAGCTTGGAGGAGAAGCCCTTTTTCTCAACAGTCAAGATCTGCAATTATCTCGTGGAGAGTCGATAGAAGATACCGCGCAAGTTTTTGGAAGAATGGTACACGGTATCATCATGAGAACTTTTTCGCAGAAAGAACTAGAACTTTTTGCCCTCTATGGGAACATTCCCGTCGTCAACGCTCTAACAGACGAAGAGCATCCCTGTCAGGTCCTTTCAGATATCTTTTCTTATGAAGAAAAAAGAGGATCGATAGAAGGAAAAAAAATTGCATTTGTAGGGGATGGCTGTTGTAATGTTGCTAGATCCTGGGCATTGGCTGCCGAAATCTTTAGGTTTAATCTTTCGATTGCTGCTCCCCCACTCTATTTTTCACCCATCGATAATCCTTTTGTCACAAATACCACTTCGATCGAGGAAGCCTGCCAGGATGCTTCGCTTCTTTATACAGATGTTTGGACTTCTATGGGTAAAGAAGAAGAGATGCAGAAACGACAGGTCGACTTTTCTGGCTATCAGCTCAACGAACATGCTGTGAAAGTTGCTTCTAAAGACGTGTTGGTTTTCCATTGTCTGCCAGCGTATCGCAATAAAGAGATCTCTACTGAATTATTCAAGGAAAGAGCAGAAGACATATATACCCAGGCAGAGAACAGGCTGCATGTGCAAAAAGCCCTATTGGCATGGCTTGTTGGAAAACTTGACGATTCGCTTCCAAGCGAATAA
- a CDS encoding NAD(P)/FAD-dependent oxidoreductase — translation MSTFHVVIGGGGFGGLTAAKTLGKEIQKRKLSCKLTLIDKENHHLFQPLLYQVATAGLAATDIAVPIRSILSRIPEVEVRMDTIERVDLEKKMLFCSKGILPYDFLILSLGMRVNYFGHEEWSSFCLGLKTLGDGRSIRNVILNAFEQAEIETNPKEREKYMTFVIVGGGPTGVELAGALAELSKKALKKDFRNIDPANTRIILLEAAPRILLSYNERLSALARSRLETMGVEIMVSKPVEKIEKGKIFYKGGMIEASTILWAAGVRAVDLPGLDVPKAKDGRIKVLADLTIPGHPEVFVIGDMAMVPGVPAVAPAAIQMGRYAAYEISRRVACLVGKSTGRDCLKPGAFHYFDKGMMTTLGRGKAIVQFRNFGFNGYLAWIVWLLVHIITLISFRNRLAVLIQWAWAYFRFKPGARLLSK, via the coding sequence ATGAGTACCTTTCATGTTGTCATTGGGGGTGGGGGATTTGGCGGATTGACGGCAGCAAAAACTTTAGGCAAAGAGATCCAAAAAAGGAAACTTTCCTGTAAGCTCACCTTAATCGATAAAGAAAACCACCATCTTTTCCAACCTTTGCTATATCAAGTAGCGACGGCAGGATTAGCTGCTACAGATATTGCAGTGCCGATTCGCTCTATTTTGAGTAGGATTCCAGAAGTGGAGGTGCGGATGGATACTATTGAAAGAGTAGATTTGGAGAAAAAAATGCTCTTTTGTTCAAAGGGAATCCTTCCGTATGATTTTTTGATTCTTTCTTTAGGAATGCGGGTTAATTATTTTGGTCATGAGGAATGGAGCTCTTTTTGTTTGGGTTTAAAGACTCTTGGAGATGGTCGTTCGATTCGAAATGTGATTCTCAATGCATTTGAACAGGCTGAGATTGAAACTAATCCTAAAGAGCGAGAAAAATACATGACATTTGTTATCGTAGGAGGAGGGCCTACAGGGGTTGAATTAGCAGGAGCTCTAGCTGAACTTTCTAAAAAGGCGCTGAAAAAAGATTTTCGAAATATTGATCCAGCAAACACTCGAATCATTTTACTGGAAGCCGCCCCTAGAATTCTTCTTTCCTATAATGAAAGACTGTCTGCATTAGCACGCAGCCGTTTAGAAACAATGGGTGTAGAGATAATGGTTTCAAAACCAGTAGAGAAGATCGAAAAAGGAAAGATTTTTTATAAAGGGGGTATGATTGAAGCTTCGACAATTTTATGGGCAGCGGGAGTACGTGCGGTGGATCTGCCTGGGTTAGACGTGCCAAAAGCAAAAGATGGGCGTATAAAAGTCTTAGCAGATCTTACAATACCTGGGCATCCTGAGGTCTTTGTTATAGGCGATATGGCAATGGTCCCTGGAGTTCCCGCAGTAGCTCCTGCGGCTATCCAGATGGGCAGATATGCCGCCTATGAGATATCTAGGAGAGTGGCTTGTCTAGTGGGAAAAAGCACTGGTCGAGATTGTTTAAAACCGGGAGCGTTTCATTATTTCGATAAGGGTATGATGACGACGCTGGGCAGGGGAAAGGCAATAGTTCAATTCCGTAATTTTGGATTTAATGGGTATCTAGCTTGGATTGTTTGGCTGCTTGTTCATATAATTACTCTTATCTCCTTTAGAAACCGACTGGCTGTTTTGATTCAGTGGGCTTGGGCTTATTTCCGATTCAAGCCAGGAGCAAGACTGCTTTCTAAATGA
- a CDS encoding cyclase family protein has protein sequence MRYLLPTACHFHTIVDLTHPLHSNFPIFPGQGSPGHICFQTTKEDGYASNRWEIPEHWGTHFDAPLHYSKSGKSVGDIELPDLFSPLVLINISENTTHNPDTLLTLEDIRLWEERYGGIPENSVVLMYSGWEKWIQTPFFCNKKEDGLLHFPGFSLEAVQFLIHERKIAGIGVDTLSIDCGKSQDYPVHKTLLAAGKWGLECLCNLKELPPAGAWILVATIPLKGATGFPVRVLGFIP, from the coding sequence ATGCGCTATCTTCTTCCTACTGCTTGCCACTTTCATACAATCGTTGATCTTACCCATCCCCTTCATTCGAATTTTCCCATTTTCCCAGGTCAGGGCTCACCAGGTCATATATGCTTCCAAACAACCAAAGAAGACGGTTATGCTTCTAACAGATGGGAAATACCAGAACACTGGGGAACGCATTTCGATGCTCCCTTACACTATTCTAAAAGCGGCAAATCGGTTGGGGATATAGAACTTCCTGATCTTTTCTCTCCTTTAGTTCTTATCAACATTTCGGAAAATACAACCCATAATCCAGATACGCTCTTAACTTTAGAGGATATTCGACTGTGGGAAGAAAGGTATGGGGGTATCCCAGAAAATAGCGTTGTTTTGATGTATAGCGGATGGGAAAAATGGATACAAACTCCCTTTTTTTGCAATAAAAAAGAAGATGGGCTGTTGCATTTTCCCGGATTTTCTCTAGAAGCCGTTCAGTTTTTAATTCATGAAAGAAAGATTGCTGGCATTGGTGTTGATACTCTTTCTATTGATTGTGGGAAAAGCCAGGATTATCCGGTACACAAAACGCTATTAGCAGCAGGAAAGTGGGGCTTGGAATGTTTGTGTAATCTTAAGGAGTTGCCTCCAGCTGGGGCGTGGATTCTTGTGGCCACGATTCCCTTAAAAGGTGCTACTGGGTTTCCTGTACGAGTCCTTGGTTTTATCCCCTAA
- a CDS encoding c-type cytochrome, which translates to MILLCTLADLSAHSENGKALYREHCSSCHGLNGEGLGSNPPLKNSSWVTGDPQRLIRLVLNGYSGRIEVDGEIYRGNMPAWRTVLNDKEIASILSYLRSNWGGGPITPQEVATVRGKTKNEPTTGAISGCRGNRMGAMHSRSMGRGMRGGMGCGGCGQ; encoded by the coding sequence GTGATTTTATTGTGTACATTAGCCGATCTCTCTGCCCATTCAGAAAATGGGAAAGCGCTTTATCGGGAGCATTGCTCAAGCTGTCATGGTCTCAATGGGGAAGGATTAGGATCTAATCCACCGTTGAAAAATTCTTCTTGGGTAACCGGAGACCCTCAAAGATTGATTCGGCTTGTCTTAAATGGTTATTCTGGAAGAATCGAAGTTGATGGAGAGATATATAGAGGAAATATGCCAGCTTGGAGGACAGTATTAAACGACAAAGAGATCGCTTCTATTTTATCTTATCTGAGGTCCAATTGGGGTGGAGGACCAATCACCCCACAAGAGGTTGCTACTGTCAGAGGAAAAACTAAAAACGAGCCTACCACGGGCGCAATCTCTGGATGTAGAGGAAATAGGATGGGAGCGATGCATTCCAGATCTATGGGAAGAGGGATGCGGGGAGGTATGGGTTGTGGGGGTTGTGGGCAGTAA